The Mycolicibacterium smegmatis genome has a window encoding:
- a CDS encoding PPOX class F420-dependent oxidoreductase, which translates to MKLNDAAREFIGNGADATLVTLNPDGSPQATLVWVAFESTPDGDELVTAHLSEHKKVRNVRRDPRVAVTIADPGKVGKVMRPYLSITGTARIVEGGAKDLLKRLAQTLAAPDSGFPPEDAPEGWLTRIRIDKVGGVGPWVS; encoded by the coding sequence ATGAAACTCAACGACGCCGCGCGTGAATTCATCGGGAACGGTGCCGACGCCACCCTGGTCACCCTCAACCCAGACGGCAGCCCACAGGCCACGCTGGTGTGGGTCGCCTTCGAGTCCACCCCCGACGGTGACGAACTGGTCACCGCGCACCTGTCCGAGCACAAGAAGGTGCGCAACGTGCGCCGCGACCCGCGCGTGGCCGTCACGATCGCCGACCCGGGCAAGGTCGGCAAGGTGATGCGCCCGTACCTGTCCATCACGGGAACCGCACGGATCGTCGAGGGCGGCGCCAAGGATCTGCTGAAGAGACTCGCGCAGACCCTGGCCGCACCGGACTCCGGATTTCCGCCGGAAGACGCCCCCGAAGGGTGGCTCACCCGCATCCGCATCGACAAGGTCGGCGGCGTCGGCCCCTGGGTGTCGTGA
- a CDS encoding Clp protease N-terminal domain-containing protein: MVEHAKITNPVRLDDLIDGIKHAHTEPLEQLTDAVIAADALGEIADHLIGHFVDQARRSGASWTEIGKCMGVTKQAAQKRFVPKVPDFDPTALNPEEGFGRFTPRARNVIVVAHNLAHDARNAEITPDHLLLGLFADTEGLAAKLLAGQGVDADAVRAAVTLPPSTGEAAALIPFDTAAKKALELTFRQALRLGHNYIGTEHILLALVDAEDGDGPLHRLGVDAERFEADLRTALEPFMTKPAE, from the coding sequence ATGGTCGAACACGCCAAGATCACCAACCCCGTCCGCCTCGACGACCTCATCGACGGCATCAAGCACGCGCACACCGAACCGCTCGAACAACTCACCGACGCCGTCATCGCGGCCGACGCGCTCGGCGAGATCGCCGACCACCTGATCGGTCATTTCGTCGACCAGGCGCGCCGCTCGGGCGCGTCGTGGACCGAGATCGGCAAGTGCATGGGCGTCACCAAGCAGGCCGCCCAGAAGCGTTTCGTCCCCAAGGTGCCCGACTTCGACCCGACCGCGCTCAACCCGGAGGAGGGGTTCGGCCGGTTCACGCCGCGCGCCCGCAACGTCATCGTCGTCGCCCACAACCTCGCACACGACGCGCGCAACGCCGAGATCACGCCAGACCACCTGCTTCTGGGACTGTTCGCCGACACCGAGGGCCTGGCCGCCAAGCTGCTGGCCGGCCAGGGCGTCGACGCCGACGCGGTGCGCGCGGCCGTGACGCTGCCACCGTCGACCGGCGAGGCCGCCGCGCTGATCCCGTTCGACACGGCAGCCAAGAAGGCCCTGGAGCTGACCTTCCGTCAGGCACTTCGTCTGGGCCACAACTACATCGGGACCGAGCACATCCTGCTCGCGCTCGTCGACGCCGAGGACGGGGACGGGCCGCTGCACCGGCTCGGGGTCGACGCCGAACGCTTCGAGGCCGACCTGCGCACCGCGCTGGAACCGTTCATGACCAAACCGGCGGAGTGA
- a CDS encoding sensor histidine kinase, with protein sequence MRVLSLRTIVIVAALSVVVLVLTLGTWVWIGVTNDQYAQLDRRLDSLSSLGDVSTLLNSTRETDADNAGHDDGGLVRTAYIGGVTVSVPSDIVLPHLENGYANTTIDGVEYRVRTFTAGPATIALGAPLAETQRRIDELHLRVVLICAGVIAGTVVVGWVISLVMINPFRLLAQQARAINAQSNPEEVKVRGVREAVEIAEAVEGMLARIGSEQERTKAALESARDFAAVASHELRTPLTAMRTNLEVLSTLDMTPEQRQEVIGDVMRTQSRIEATLTALERLAQGELTTVEDFVPMDVTELLDRAAHDAQHTYPGLKVTLMPSPTVLMLGMPAGLRLVIDNAIANAVKHGGATEIRLSAVSSADDVEIAVDDNGSGVPEAERAEVFERFARGSTASRSGSGLGLALVAQQAELHGGKAALEESPLGGARLLLRLPINRSRGDDASF encoded by the coding sequence ATGCGGGTGCTGTCGTTGCGCACGATCGTCATCGTCGCCGCGCTGTCCGTGGTGGTCCTGGTGCTCACGCTCGGCACCTGGGTGTGGATCGGCGTCACCAACGACCAGTACGCCCAGTTGGACCGGCGCCTGGATTCGCTCAGCAGCCTCGGCGACGTCAGCACGCTGCTCAACAGCACGCGCGAGACCGACGCCGACAACGCCGGCCACGACGACGGCGGGCTGGTGCGCACCGCGTACATCGGCGGCGTCACGGTCTCGGTGCCCAGCGACATCGTGCTGCCGCACCTGGAGAACGGGTACGCCAACACCACGATCGACGGCGTCGAATACCGCGTGCGGACCTTCACCGCGGGCCCGGCGACCATCGCGCTGGGCGCGCCGCTGGCCGAGACGCAGCGGCGCATCGACGAACTGCATCTGCGCGTGGTGCTGATCTGCGCGGGCGTCATCGCGGGCACCGTGGTGGTCGGCTGGGTGATCTCGCTGGTGATGATCAACCCGTTCCGCCTGCTGGCCCAGCAGGCGCGTGCCATCAACGCGCAGTCCAACCCAGAAGAGGTCAAGGTGCGCGGCGTGCGTGAGGCCGTCGAGATCGCCGAGGCCGTCGAGGGGATGCTCGCGCGCATCGGCAGCGAACAGGAACGCACCAAGGCCGCCCTGGAATCCGCGCGCGATTTCGCGGCGGTCGCCTCGCACGAACTGCGAACGCCGCTGACGGCGATGCGCACCAACCTCGAGGTGCTCTCGACGCTGGACATGACCCCCGAACAGCGGCAGGAGGTGATCGGCGACGTCATGCGGACCCAGAGCCGCATCGAGGCCACCCTCACCGCGCTCGAACGCCTCGCGCAGGGTGAGCTGACCACGGTCGAGGACTTCGTCCCGATGGACGTCACCGAACTGCTCGACCGCGCCGCGCACGACGCGCAGCACACCTATCCGGGGCTCAAGGTCACGCTCATGCCGTCGCCGACGGTGCTCATGCTGGGTATGCCCGCGGGGCTGCGCCTGGTGATCGACAACGCGATCGCCAACGCGGTCAAGCACGGGGGCGCCACCGAGATCCGGCTGAGCGCGGTCAGTTCGGCCGACGACGTCGAGATCGCGGTCGACGACAACGGATCCGGCGTGCCCGAGGCCGAACGCGCGGAGGTGTTCGAACGCTTCGCGCGGGGTTCGACGGCGTCGCGCTCAGGCTCGGGGCTGGGGCTCGCGCTGGTCGCCCAGCAGGCCGAATTGCACGGTGGCAAAGCCGCTCTGGAGGAGAGCCCGCTCGGTGGGGCGCGTCTGCTGCTGCGGTTGCCGATCAACCGGTCCCGCGGCGACGACGCCTCGTTCTGA
- a CDS encoding FadR/GntR family transcriptional regulator, with amino-acid sequence MPLASTRRTGLVDQVIEQLRASVSSGEWPVGTKIPTEPELADTLGVGRNTLREAVRALAHSGILEVRQGDGTYVRATSEVSGALRRLCGSELREVLQVRRCLEVEGARLAASNRTDADLAELRAFLDRTETSDDDDFVHSDTAFHLAVVRASHNSVLIELYRGLIEAITASVATASARPDGKVSHRGLVEAIAAGDVERAGREAGGFLDDLLAQTPDPQG; translated from the coding sequence GTGCCGCTCGCGTCCACCCGCCGGACGGGACTGGTCGATCAGGTGATCGAGCAACTTCGTGCCTCGGTGAGCTCCGGGGAATGGCCCGTCGGAACGAAGATCCCCACCGAACCGGAACTCGCCGACACCCTCGGCGTCGGCCGCAACACGCTCCGCGAGGCCGTCCGGGCGCTCGCCCACAGCGGCATCCTGGAGGTTCGCCAGGGCGACGGCACCTACGTGCGTGCCACCAGCGAAGTCTCCGGCGCACTGCGCCGGCTGTGCGGCTCGGAACTGCGCGAGGTGCTCCAGGTGCGACGCTGCCTCGAAGTCGAGGGCGCGCGGCTGGCCGCGAGCAACCGCACCGACGCCGATCTTGCCGAGCTGCGCGCGTTCCTGGACCGCACCGAAACCTCCGACGACGACGACTTCGTGCACAGCGACACCGCATTCCACCTCGCAGTGGTGCGCGCGTCGCACAACAGCGTGCTCATCGAGCTCTACCGGGGCCTGATCGAGGCGATCACCGCCAGCGTGGCCACCGCGAGCGCCCGGCCCGACGGCAAGGTCAGCCACCGCGGGCTCGTCGAGGCCATCGCCGCGGGTGACGTCGAGCGCGCAGGCCGCGAAGCCGGCGGGTTCCTCGACGACCTGCTGGCGCAGACGCCCGACCCGCAGGGCTGA
- a CDS encoding CynX/NimT family MFS transporter, with the protein MPRNSLDSYEHDLELEIDGAAEFRAPAMAAGGVLLAVAVVLTALNLRPAITSVGPLLGDMRSDLGASGVWAGVLTTMPGLCFAAAGLAAPWLARKLGLGWAISLAMGVLTVGLLVRVLDGALVVLGGTLVATGGIALINVLIPVVIKGSFPARIGLMTGIYTAALQGGGALGSGVTSPLQDVLGGWREALGSWTVLALAALVVWLLAARSIHGARTTPMTASGKSRSLLRNPLAWTVTLFFGCQAFLAYIVMGWLPEVFIDSGVGKTQAGLLVGLVSLLAVPISLVVAPLAARQSGQTGWIVGLGVVGFAGMVGLLVDPGAAPLLWSVLVGLGMSVFSLALTVIALRARTADDTAQLSGMAQGFGYLLAGFGPFLFGLLHDVTGGWTAPWALVLAVYLVQMGAGALAGRNRYV; encoded by the coding sequence GTGCCCAGAAACTCTCTCGACAGCTATGAGCACGACCTGGAGCTCGAGATCGACGGGGCCGCGGAGTTCCGCGCACCCGCGATGGCCGCGGGCGGTGTGCTCCTGGCCGTCGCCGTGGTGCTGACGGCGCTGAACCTGCGGCCCGCGATCACCAGCGTCGGCCCGCTGCTGGGGGACATGCGGTCGGACCTGGGCGCCTCCGGGGTGTGGGCCGGCGTGCTCACCACCATGCCCGGGCTGTGTTTCGCCGCGGCCGGTCTGGCCGCCCCCTGGCTTGCGCGCAAACTCGGTCTGGGATGGGCGATCTCGCTGGCCATGGGGGTGCTGACCGTCGGACTGCTGGTGCGTGTGCTCGACGGCGCGCTGGTGGTGCTGGGCGGGACGCTGGTCGCCACGGGCGGCATCGCCCTGATCAACGTGCTGATCCCGGTGGTCATCAAGGGTTCGTTCCCGGCCCGCATCGGCTTGATGACGGGCATCTACACCGCGGCCCTGCAGGGCGGCGGCGCATTGGGTTCGGGCGTGACGTCGCCGCTTCAGGACGTGCTCGGCGGATGGCGCGAGGCGCTGGGAAGCTGGACCGTGCTGGCGCTGGCCGCACTGGTGGTGTGGCTTCTGGCCGCACGCAGCATCCACGGTGCCCGCACCACTCCCATGACCGCGTCCGGCAAGAGCCGGTCGTTGCTCCGGAACCCGCTGGCGTGGACGGTGACGCTGTTCTTCGGCTGCCAGGCGTTCCTGGCCTACATCGTGATGGGCTGGCTGCCAGAGGTGTTCATCGACAGCGGTGTCGGCAAGACCCAGGCCGGGCTGCTCGTCGGCCTGGTGTCACTGCTCGCGGTGCCCATCAGCCTGGTGGTCGCGCCGCTGGCCGCGCGCCAGTCCGGTCAGACCGGATGGATCGTCGGCCTCGGCGTGGTGGGGTTCGCCGGAATGGTCGGTCTGCTGGTCGACCCGGGTGCCGCGCCGCTGTTGTGGAGCGTGCTCGTGGGTCTCGGCATGAGCGTGTTCTCGTTGGCGCTCACCGTGATCGCGTTGCGTGCCCGCACCGCCGACGACACCGCGCAGCTGTCCGGGATGGCGCAGGGCTTCGGCTACCTGCTGGCCGGTTTCGGCCCGTTCCTGTTCGGTCTGCTGCACGACGTGACCGGCGGGTGGACCGCGCCGTGGGCCCTGGTGCTGGCGGTCTATCTCGTGCAGATGGGGGCCGGAGCCCTCGCGGGTCGCAACCGCTACGTCTGA
- a CDS encoding LysR family transcriptional regulator: MPLSSRMPELAAFDVLLAIARTGSLGAAGRELGLTQQAVSARLASIEAQTGVRLVQRSSRGSQLTQAGVVVAEWADQLLEVAQRVDAGLAALRSESHTRLTVAASLTIAEQLMPRWLVSLHADARRRGVPTPEVILTAANSEDVIGAVRDGSAELGFIESPGTPRGLHTRVVARDELIVVVPPGHKWDRRSTPIGPAELNDTPLVSREAGSGTREALSTALRRALGDTTQAAPAIELSSAAAMRAAVAAGAGPAVMSRLAVEDDLTLGRLRAVPVAGLDLRRDLRAVWSGTRTPPAGAVRDLLGHIAAAR; encoded by the coding sequence ATGCCGCTGAGTTCACGCATGCCCGAGCTGGCCGCGTTCGACGTGCTGCTGGCGATCGCCCGCACCGGCAGCCTGGGCGCGGCGGGCCGCGAACTCGGGCTGACGCAGCAGGCGGTGTCGGCCCGGCTGGCCTCGATCGAGGCGCAGACCGGCGTGCGCCTGGTACAGCGCAGCAGTCGCGGTTCACAGCTGACGCAGGCCGGCGTGGTGGTCGCCGAGTGGGCCGATCAGCTACTCGAGGTCGCCCAACGCGTCGACGCGGGACTGGCCGCGCTGCGCAGCGAGAGCCATACACGGCTGACCGTCGCGGCGAGCCTGACCATCGCCGAGCAACTCATGCCGCGCTGGCTGGTGTCGTTGCATGCCGACGCGCGGCGACGCGGGGTTCCCACGCCCGAGGTGATCCTGACCGCGGCCAACAGCGAAGACGTGATCGGCGCGGTGCGCGACGGCTCCGCCGAGCTGGGCTTCATCGAATCACCGGGTACACCAAGAGGTTTGCATACCCGGGTGGTTGCCCGTGACGAGTTGATCGTGGTGGTGCCGCCCGGGCACAAGTGGGACCGCCGGTCGACGCCGATCGGACCGGCCGAACTCAACGACACACCCCTGGTGTCGCGGGAGGCCGGCTCCGGCACCCGCGAAGCCCTGAGCACCGCGCTGCGTCGGGCACTCGGCGACACGACGCAGGCCGCGCCCGCGATCGAACTGTCCTCGGCGGCGGCGATGCGGGCGGCCGTCGCGGCGGGCGCCGGACCTGCGGTGATGAGCCGGCTGGCGGTCGAGGACGACCTGACCCTGGGCCGGCTGCGCGCGGTCCCGGTGGCCGGGCTGGATCTGCGTCGCGATCTGCGGGCCGTCTGGTCGGGCACCCGCACGCCGCCCGCCGGCGCGGTGCGCGACCTGCTCGGCCACATCGCCGCGGCCCGCTGA
- a CDS encoding 3-deoxy-7-phosphoheptulonate synthase, with protein sequence MNLAQIANPPATSDRRIRSFSAIPSPHDVLTEFPLGARRAERVAADRDEVADILAGRDNRLLVVVGPCSVHDPAAALEYASRLVKVAEELKDTVKIVMRVYFEKPRTTIGWKGLINDPGMDGTFDVARGLRIARQLLLDIIDIGLPVGCEFLEPTSPQYIADAVAWGAIGARTTESQVHRQLASGLSMPVGFKNGTDGNVQVAVDGAKSAAAEHVFFGMDDMGRGAVVSTAGNEDCHVILRGGTRGPNYDAESVRAAAAKLAKAGLPGRVVIDCSHANSGKDHIRQAVVATEVAQMVRDGQPISGVMLESFLVGGAQSPDAETLTYGQSVTDKCMDWDATDLVLRELARR encoded by the coding sequence ATGAATCTGGCGCAGATCGCCAACCCGCCCGCGACGTCGGATCGGCGTATCCGCAGCTTCAGCGCGATCCCCAGCCCGCACGACGTGCTCACCGAATTCCCGCTGGGTGCCCGTCGCGCCGAGCGTGTGGCCGCCGACCGCGACGAGGTCGCCGACATCCTCGCAGGCCGCGACAACCGGCTGCTGGTCGTGGTGGGCCCGTGCTCGGTGCACGACCCGGCCGCCGCGCTCGAATACGCGAGCCGTCTGGTCAAGGTGGCCGAGGAGCTCAAGGACACCGTCAAGATCGTGATGCGGGTGTATTTCGAGAAGCCGCGCACCACGATCGGCTGGAAGGGCCTGATCAACGATCCGGGCATGGACGGCACGTTCGACGTCGCGCGCGGTCTGCGCATCGCACGTCAACTGCTGCTCGACATCATCGACATCGGTCTGCCGGTCGGGTGTGAGTTCCTGGAGCCCACCAGCCCGCAGTACATCGCCGACGCCGTCGCGTGGGGCGCGATCGGTGCCCGCACCACCGAGTCGCAGGTGCACCGTCAGCTGGCCTCGGGCCTGTCGATGCCGGTGGGCTTCAAGAACGGCACCGACGGCAACGTCCAGGTCGCCGTGGACGGCGCGAAATCCGCCGCGGCCGAGCACGTGTTCTTCGGCATGGACGACATGGGCCGCGGCGCCGTGGTGAGCACCGCCGGCAACGAGGACTGCCACGTGATCCTGCGCGGCGGCACCCGGGGACCCAATTACGACGCCGAGTCGGTGCGGGCCGCCGCCGCCAAGCTGGCCAAGGCGGGACTGCCCGGTCGCGTCGTGATCGATTGCAGCCACGCCAATTCCGGCAAGGACCACATCCGCCAGGCCGTCGTCGCGACCGAGGTCGCCCAGATGGTGCGTGACGGTCAGCCGATCAGCGGTGTGATGCTGGAGAGCTTCCTCGTCGGTGGTGCGCAGAGCCCGGACGCAGAGACGCTGACCTACGGCCAGTCCGTCACCGACAAGTGCATGGATTGGGACGCAACCGATCTCGTGCTGCGCGAGCTCGCCCGGCGTTAG
- a CDS encoding NADPH-dependent FMN reductase, protein MAVVVVGNPKPNSRTRAAAELVVEKLTGSAPEHVIDVVDLGAGLLGWGDPKVAEAKNVVKAADVLVVASPTYKATYTGLLKLFLDQFGQGELGQVTTFPLMLGGSWAHALAPELTLRPVLVEIGASVPAPSLYLLDSDYETAAELESWLQIARKFVPQGA, encoded by the coding sequence ATGGCCGTCGTCGTCGTAGGAAACCCCAAGCCGAACTCACGCACCCGCGCGGCCGCCGAGCTGGTCGTCGAGAAACTGACCGGCTCGGCGCCCGAGCACGTCATCGATGTCGTCGACCTCGGTGCCGGACTGCTGGGCTGGGGAGACCCGAAGGTCGCCGAGGCCAAGAACGTCGTGAAAGCCGCCGACGTCCTCGTGGTCGCCTCGCCGACGTACAAGGCCACCTACACCGGCCTGCTCAAGCTGTTCCTGGACCAGTTCGGCCAGGGCGAGTTGGGCCAGGTCACGACGTTCCCCTTGATGCTGGGCGGCTCGTGGGCGCACGCGCTGGCCCCCGAGTTGACGCTGCGGCCGGTTCTGGTCGAGATCGGCGCGAGCGTGCCCGCCCCGAGCCTGTACCTGCTGGACTCGGACTACGAGACCGCTGCCGAACTGGAGAGCTGGCTGCAGATCGCGCGCAAGTTCGTTCCCCAGGGGGCCTGA
- a CDS encoding PAS domain-containing sensor histidine kinase codes for MTEGRVQSGPVSASLEQRVLSVAPQPVFVVDHEGRVVFANNAAARGFGYDHPEDMIGLPSHQTWHHRRPDGTPIPTDECRLLAATRAGVAAHGTHEWFVRADGSMFPTTWWCAPFEVDGDIGAVFAFTDLTERHAAEEARRARDAAEIRAAESLAAQRRILEAATSARRQIARDLHDGAQQRMLNVLLALQLTREHVPSELEALDSMLMDAMAEARHAITELRDLAAGIHPTILNTRGLVPALRSLSARTAVPTSVTAHDYGGAAAEIESCAYFVVAEALTNVVKHACATVVEVDVDGDADTLQITVRDDGCGGATPGRGLGLVGMADRVTAMGGELSITSPPRRGTTICVRLPRRSAPVRPSSSLPAS; via the coding sequence GTGACGGAGGGGCGTGTGCAGAGTGGTCCGGTTTCCGCGTCGCTTGAGCAGCGCGTCCTGTCCGTAGCACCGCAGCCGGTTTTCGTGGTGGATCACGAGGGCCGTGTGGTCTTCGCCAACAATGCCGCTGCGCGCGGGTTCGGCTATGACCATCCGGAAGACATGATCGGCCTGCCGAGCCATCAGACCTGGCATCACCGCCGCCCAGATGGCACCCCCATCCCCACAGACGAATGCCGCTTGTTGGCTGCGACGCGCGCCGGCGTGGCGGCACACGGCACCCATGAGTGGTTCGTGCGGGCCGACGGTTCGATGTTCCCGACAACGTGGTGGTGTGCACCGTTCGAGGTCGATGGCGACATCGGTGCGGTGTTCGCGTTCACTGATCTGACGGAGCGGCACGCTGCGGAGGAGGCCCGGCGAGCCCGTGACGCCGCCGAGATTCGTGCCGCCGAATCGCTGGCGGCGCAGCGGCGCATTCTCGAGGCCGCGACATCGGCGCGCAGGCAGATCGCCCGCGACCTACATGACGGTGCTCAGCAACGAATGCTCAATGTTCTGCTGGCGCTTCAGCTCACACGCGAACACGTGCCCTCCGAACTCGAAGCGCTCGACAGCATGCTGATGGACGCCATGGCCGAGGCTCGCCATGCGATCACCGAATTGCGGGACCTGGCGGCCGGTATACATCCCACGATCCTCAATACTCGCGGGCTTGTCCCGGCCCTGCGCTCGCTGAGCGCGCGGACGGCCGTGCCGACGAGCGTGACAGCGCACGACTACGGGGGTGCCGCCGCCGAGATCGAGTCGTGCGCCTATTTTGTGGTGGCCGAGGCCCTGACGAATGTCGTCAAGCACGCCTGCGCCACCGTCGTCGAAGTGGACGTCGACGGCGACGCAGACACTCTGCAGATCACGGTGCGAGACGACGGTTGCGGCGGAGCGACGCCCGGACGTGGTCTCGGCCTCGTCGGCATGGCTGACCGCGTCACCGCCATGGGCGGTGAACTGAGCATCACGTCACCGCCCCGTCGTGGCACGACGATATGTGTGCGGTTACCGCGACGCAGTGCGCCCGTACGCCCGTCTTCGTCTCTGCCGGCGTCGTGA
- a CDS encoding response regulator transcription factor, which produces MATVVVADDHSLIREGVVRVLERGGHRVLAVAADAVELLVQVDIHRPDVVVTDIEMPPSCSEDGLAAAVDIRGRHPETAVIVLSQYLEDDYALTLVGDRPQGVGYLLKEKIADPDILNDAVRRVSVGESVLDPDVVTCLVRRGRPHDPLNTLTPREREVLGLMAEGHSNTGIAARLAVTVPAVERHVTNIFVKLGLSQANTDQHRRVLAVLTFLRG; this is translated from the coding sequence GTGGCCACAGTCGTTGTCGCCGATGACCATTCCCTGATCCGGGAAGGTGTGGTGCGCGTCCTCGAGCGCGGCGGACATCGTGTCCTCGCGGTCGCCGCCGACGCGGTTGAATTACTTGTGCAGGTCGACATCCATCGGCCCGATGTCGTCGTCACCGACATCGAGATGCCGCCTAGCTGCAGCGAGGACGGTTTGGCCGCGGCTGTCGACATTCGTGGACGCCACCCGGAAACGGCTGTGATTGTCTTGTCGCAGTACCTGGAAGATGACTACGCGCTGACGCTTGTCGGGGATCGCCCGCAAGGTGTCGGGTATCTGCTGAAAGAGAAGATCGCCGATCCGGACATCCTCAATGATGCTGTGCGACGAGTGTCGGTCGGGGAGTCGGTGCTCGATCCCGATGTCGTGACGTGCCTGGTGCGACGCGGACGACCGCACGACCCGCTGAACACTCTGACACCGCGAGAACGTGAAGTGCTCGGGCTGATGGCCGAAGGGCATTCGAACACCGGCATCGCGGCGCGATTGGCGGTCACGGTTCCCGCGGTGGAGCGCCATGTCACGAACATCTTCGTCAAACTCGGCTTGTCCCAGGCCAACACCGACCAGCATCGACGGGTGCTGGCGGTCCTCACATTCCTGAGAGGCTGA
- a CDS encoding SDR family NAD(P)-dependent oxidoreductase, with protein MAVWLITGASRGLGSAIARAALAEGHTVVAGARNVPAAAAELPHSDALTVIDLDVTNSAQVSAVADATAKRHGGIDVLVNNAGYSVLGAVEELTDTETRDMFEVNVFGLHRMTRAVLPHMRARGRGRILNIGSVGGFAAVASSGLYGATKFAVEAITEALALELRGSGVSATVIEPGAFRTDFLSPRSVRFAATEIDAYADTAGAARTAFAALDGHQPGDPDKAAAAILAVAAADPAPLRVQLGRDCVARVERKLLDVCQELGRWRAIAESTDFSTSPAESTSGTRTVGAA; from the coding sequence ATGGCTGTTTGGCTGATCACCGGTGCATCACGTGGACTCGGCAGTGCGATCGCACGGGCGGCACTGGCTGAGGGACACACCGTCGTTGCGGGCGCACGAAACGTCCCCGCTGCCGCAGCCGAGCTGCCGCACAGTGATGCGCTCACCGTGATCGATCTGGATGTCACCAACTCCGCGCAAGTGAGCGCGGTCGCCGACGCCACGGCCAAACGCCATGGAGGCATCGATGTCCTGGTGAACAACGCCGGCTACAGCGTCCTGGGCGCCGTCGAAGAACTCACCGACACTGAGACACGAGACATGTTCGAGGTCAATGTCTTCGGGCTGCACCGGATGACTCGCGCGGTCCTGCCACACATGCGGGCCCGTGGCCGCGGCCGCATCCTCAACATCGGGTCTGTCGGAGGCTTCGCCGCCGTCGCGTCATCCGGGCTCTACGGTGCGACGAAATTCGCCGTCGAGGCGATCACCGAAGCGCTCGCCCTCGAGCTGAGGGGCAGTGGTGTATCGGCGACCGTCATCGAACCAGGAGCTTTCCGCACGGATTTCCTTTCACCGCGTAGCGTCCGATTCGCGGCCACCGAGATCGACGCCTACGCCGATACCGCGGGCGCAGCACGCACCGCGTTCGCCGCCCTCGATGGTCACCAGCCCGGCGATCCTGACAAGGCGGCAGCCGCGATCCTGGCTGTCGCCGCCGCCGATCCGGCTCCCCTGCGCGTTCAGCTCGGACGCGACTGCGTGGCCAGAGTCGAACGCAAGCTGCTCGATGTCTGCCAAGAGCTGGGACGCTGGCGGGCCATCGCCGAATCGACCGATTTCTCAACCAGCCCCGCCGAATCGACCAGTGGCACCCGCACCGTCGGTGCCGCTTGA
- a CDS encoding SRPBCC family protein has product MPNVYYSRIIAAPAAGVWKIVGDFGSLPVWFPFVTASELDPPGGRREVGALRTNHIDDGTVVVERLVELSDRDRRVTYDVVGGHAPVQNYTATITVHEISDQEACFVTWTASFDVIGDADSIVDWVRNGIFRDCLAELERVLGVTAPA; this is encoded by the coding sequence ATGCCCAACGTTTATTACAGCAGGATCATCGCCGCACCGGCAGCCGGCGTGTGGAAGATCGTCGGCGACTTCGGATCCCTCCCTGTCTGGTTTCCCTTCGTCACAGCGAGCGAACTGGATCCGCCGGGCGGCCGGCGAGAGGTCGGCGCCTTGCGCACCAACCACATCGACGACGGAACGGTGGTCGTGGAACGGCTCGTCGAGCTGTCGGATCGTGATCGACGTGTCACATACGACGTCGTCGGCGGTCATGCGCCGGTGCAGAATTACACCGCGACCATCACCGTTCACGAGATCTCCGACCAGGAAGCGTGTTTCGTTACCTGGACCGCTTCATTCGACGTCATCGGTGACGCGGATTCCATCGTGGATTGGGTGCGCAACGGGATCTTCCGTGACTGTCTGGCAGAACTCGAGCGCGTCCTGGGCGTCACCGCACCAGCATGA